A section of the Polyangium spumosum genome encodes:
- a CDS encoding acyl-CoA mutase large subunit family protein: MSSSNDDRSKRDEFGKRLAKARKAARPRAPLLSGPPGSVGIDADDLYDEETLERLGFDPARDLGFPGMPPFTRGVQPNMYRGRLWTMRQYAGFGTAEESNKRYHYLLSQGQTGLSVAFDLPTQMGRDSDHALAAGEVGRVGVAIDSLGDMRRLLAGLPLDTISTSMTINATAATLLSLYVAVADEAGVPRDKLRGTIQNDILKEYVARGTYIYPPRPSLRLISDIFAFCSKDVPHWNTISISGYHMREAGCDAAQEIAFTLADGIAYVKAAVEAGLDVDDFGGQLSFFFNGHNNLLEEIAKFRAARRLWSSIMQTRFGAKTDRARALKFHCQTAGMTLLAQQPMVNVVRVAMQALAAVLGGCQSLHTNGFDEALGLPTAEAATLALRTQQVIGYESGVTDFVDPLGGSYVVEALTTRLEEAARDYIRRIDELGGMVAAIEQGYVQREIQAAAYRYQLEIEEKKRIIVGLNEFASESPPVPVMKIDPRIEREQSERTRAWRAEHDTPAKAESLGVIDRAARGRENLLPPILAAVKVGATVGEISDVLRAAWGEHTEILTI; the protein is encoded by the coding sequence ATGAGCAGCAGCAACGACGATCGATCGAAGCGCGACGAGTTTGGAAAGCGTCTCGCGAAGGCGCGCAAGGCGGCGAGGCCACGTGCTCCGTTGCTCTCGGGGCCTCCGGGATCGGTGGGGATCGACGCGGACGATCTCTACGACGAGGAGACGCTCGAGCGTCTGGGCTTCGATCCTGCGCGGGATCTCGGCTTCCCGGGGATGCCTCCGTTCACGCGTGGCGTGCAGCCGAACATGTACCGCGGGCGCCTCTGGACGATGCGTCAGTACGCGGGGTTCGGCACCGCGGAGGAGTCGAACAAGCGTTACCACTACCTGCTCTCGCAAGGACAAACGGGCCTCTCGGTCGCGTTTGATCTGCCGACGCAGATGGGGCGCGACTCGGATCATGCGCTCGCGGCTGGCGAGGTGGGGCGCGTGGGTGTGGCGATCGACTCGCTCGGTGACATGCGGCGGCTGCTCGCGGGGTTGCCGCTCGACACGATCTCGACGTCGATGACGATCAACGCGACGGCGGCGACGTTGCTCTCGCTTTACGTCGCCGTCGCGGACGAGGCTGGGGTCCCGAGGGACAAGCTGCGTGGCACGATCCAGAACGACATCCTCAAGGAGTACGTGGCGCGCGGGACGTACATCTATCCGCCGCGGCCTTCGCTCCGGCTCATCAGCGACATCTTCGCGTTTTGTTCGAAGGACGTGCCGCACTGGAACACGATCTCGATCAGCGGCTACCACATGCGTGAGGCTGGCTGCGACGCGGCGCAGGAGATCGCGTTCACGCTCGCTGACGGGATTGCCTACGTGAAGGCTGCCGTCGAGGCTGGGCTCGACGTGGACGACTTCGGCGGGCAGCTCTCGTTTTTCTTCAACGGGCACAACAACTTGCTCGAGGAGATCGCGAAGTTTCGGGCGGCGCGCAGGTTGTGGTCTTCGATCATGCAGACGCGCTTCGGCGCGAAGACGGATCGGGCGCGGGCGCTCAAGTTCCACTGCCAGACGGCGGGCATGACGCTGCTCGCGCAGCAGCCGATGGTGAATGTGGTGCGGGTGGCGATGCAGGCGCTCGCGGCGGTGCTCGGGGGTTGCCAGAGTTTGCACACCAACGGCTTCGACGAGGCGCTCGGGTTGCCGACGGCGGAGGCGGCGACCTTGGCGCTTCGGACGCAGCAGGTGATTGGCTACGAGTCGGGTGTGACGGACTTCGTGGATCCGCTCGGCGGCAGTTATGTGGTCGAGGCGCTGACGACGCGGCTCGAGGAGGCGGCGCGCGACTACATCCGCAGGATCGACGAGCTTGGCGGGATGGTCGCGGCGATCGAGCAGGGCTACGTGCAGCGCGAGATCCAGGCGGCGGCGTATCGTTATCAGCTCGAGATCGAGGAGAAGAAGCGGATCATCGTGGGGCTGAACGAGTTCGCCTCGGAGAGCCCGCCTGTACCGGTGATGAAGATTGATCCACGCATCGAGCGTGAGCAGTCCGAGCGGACGCGCGCGTGGCGGGCCGAGCACGACACGCCGGCGAAGGCGGAGTCTCTCGGCGTGATTGATCGCGCGGCGCGGGGTCGGGAAAATCTACTGCCGCCGATCCTTGCGGCGGTGAAGGTGGGCGCGACGGTTGGCGAGATCAGCGACGTGCTGCGCGCGGCCTGGGGCGAACACACCGAAATCCTGACGATCTGA
- a CDS encoding sigma 54-interacting transcriptional regulator codes for MSDTASPKLPATEIAPRQAKQGGGVARLVVTQGPGAGKTLLVTRARATVGRHQTNDLVLPDPRVSATHLELERRPEGRVLVRDLGTTNGTWLGPHRLSEAELGPGALLKLGDSLVRVEVDDRAEPERGSEGGRFGGLIGISAEMRELFATLERVAPSQLTVLAQGETGTGKEELARAIHKHSPRREGPFVVLDAATIPPTLAESVLFGHERGAFTGADTRHIGTFERAHGGTLFIDEIGELPMDLQPKLLRVLESRSFSRVGGHELIPVDFRLIAATHRDLRAEIEAHHFREDLYFRLAEARVFLPPLRGRPADIPLLARHFLEELSTSERPLSITEEALRSLTLRKWPGNVRELRNVIARAAALCQDGTITENDLAGEGFGFRGSEAEREPLDLQGTFAEAKSRAIDRFERAYLDALVRRCGGNLSKASRQADVARNHLRALLKKRGLYDPGDT; via the coding sequence GTGAGCGACACCGCTTCCCCCAAGCTGCCCGCGACCGAAATCGCGCCCCGCCAAGCAAAACAAGGCGGCGGCGTTGCGCGCCTCGTCGTCACCCAGGGACCGGGTGCCGGCAAGACGCTGCTCGTCACGCGCGCCCGCGCCACCGTGGGCCGACACCAGACCAACGACCTCGTCCTACCCGACCCACGCGTCTCCGCGACGCACCTCGAGCTCGAGCGCAGGCCCGAGGGCCGCGTGCTCGTGCGAGACCTCGGCACGACGAACGGCACGTGGCTCGGACCGCACCGCCTCAGCGAAGCCGAGCTCGGCCCGGGCGCGCTGCTCAAGCTCGGCGACTCGCTCGTCCGCGTGGAGGTCGACGACCGCGCCGAGCCCGAGCGCGGCAGCGAAGGCGGCCGATTCGGCGGCCTCATCGGCATCTCCGCCGAGATGCGTGAGCTCTTCGCGACACTCGAGCGCGTCGCGCCGAGCCAGCTCACCGTGCTCGCGCAAGGCGAGACCGGCACGGGCAAGGAGGAGCTTGCCCGCGCGATCCACAAGCACTCGCCGCGACGCGAGGGCCCGTTCGTCGTGCTCGACGCAGCCACGATCCCGCCGACGCTCGCCGAGAGCGTACTCTTCGGCCACGAGCGCGGCGCATTCACCGGCGCCGACACACGCCACATCGGCACGTTCGAGCGCGCCCACGGCGGCACGTTGTTCATCGACGAGATCGGCGAGCTGCCGATGGACCTGCAGCCAAAGCTCCTGCGTGTCCTCGAGAGCCGCTCATTCTCCCGCGTAGGCGGCCACGAGCTCATCCCGGTCGACTTCCGCCTGATCGCCGCGACCCACCGAGACCTCCGCGCCGAGATCGAGGCGCACCACTTCCGCGAAGACCTCTACTTCCGCCTCGCCGAAGCACGCGTCTTCCTGCCGCCGCTCCGCGGCCGCCCCGCCGACATCCCGCTGCTCGCGCGCCATTTCCTGGAGGAACTCTCCACCTCCGAGCGCCCACTCTCCATCACGGAGGAGGCGCTGCGAAGCCTCACGCTGCGCAAGTGGCCAGGCAACGTGCGCGAGCTGCGCAACGTGATCGCGCGCGCGGCAGCACTCTGCCAGGACGGCACCATCACGGAGAACGACCTCGCCGGCGAAGGTTTTGGTTTCCGCGGCAGCGAGGCCGAGCGCGAACCGTTGGACCTCCAAGGAACGTTCGCCGAAGCAAAGTCCCGCGCAATCGATCGTTTCGAGCGCGCCTACCTCGACGCCCTCGTCCGCCGCTGCGGCGGCAACCTCTCGAAGGCCTCACGCCAAGCCGACGTCGCCCGCAACCACCTGCGCGCCTTGCTCAAGAAGCGCGGCCTGTACGACCCCGGCGATACCTGA
- a CDS encoding serine/threonine-protein kinase codes for MSIDIVRGELERLFSLDEMTALSSELLGLDPAQVGGAASKASFARALADRCFENDAEAALVDAILAARPEAGASLRELAKKGAIAEAELKNGEAFGSFTVTRKIGEGPRAFVYAATRKAEGEGKPEERILKVFRKDAASGPRALHRFLTAVRLAAKVEHESLPASLEAGVVSGRAYVAYAPIDGQPLAARVTRTGALHINEAREIVRQVLSALAALHEARFVHGNVKLDNVLVGRGEGGKVRAYLVDAGCDRMIRAGWPEGVPQITRNLSPEQIRGGLVDTQSDVYAFGTLLFELLAGKPAFTGETSADVAAAHLVREAPAASTVAPKGWVNKELDEIITKLLQKDPSARPKGARGALDLVDPKAKEAEEAPKGKTFTDEEINDLADLLLADPTDHDSALALESASRDGADPHKVAEAFVIAASEVDEGESAGEKIKAAETKKQLLFRAARTYENVAKDLEKAEGVLQQIVELDEDDDVAFSALEDVRRQLGKHEEVVEMLLERSEKAQDPPARARALNEIGRLYVRELEDVEQGVFAFAQALSILPENQDYSKDLERAAGSDMKIWAEALQILSTATTSAEMSTESKIALFNLLGRWYSEKIARPDMGLPCFQAVLSAEPGHDGALDGMAQLYRRAQQWQELCQILQTRADRAATPERSREIRAEAAEVLETRLNDASRARDLYEHIFQEDPSNDKAADALGRIYHRQEDWAGYAKILERRADALRGEARVDAICKVAELYEDQLNDLGEATRRYEAALDVDPHSLTALRGLDRIYNRTGRYKELVGNLEKQISISATPRQKINLYERLAGIHDEQFLDHGKAAEAYEAILQIDPAHEGTLTALMRHYRALERWEDVVSLYERLLRIVTEDKRVIELLLAMGRVLVEQVGSPERASKAYEKVMEIDPQHGGALESLANVRAASGDAMAALSAIESLAVKATTPETRADLWIRAAKLLDDKGDRDGAIERYKKALDAQPGNVAASTALRAAYLARGDATSAVELLGREIDAAEGNLAKARLYGEMAFLLHEKLKDTERAQAAATKAIDLDPTNMKALYVSGEIAFNATRFVEAAKHFESLANRSDAMPKDLALDVVSHYIDALSKSGSTEKAVSVLPTLLALAPDVPEAIRRAAKVRYDAKQYKESAALYVDLTNRFGDKLEPSDRAEAMLYLGQARLSLGEVEEAVLPLLDAADLMPEAPEPIAALVRLYEAKKDWEEVIRLKMRRIDVVSGEERVALLLDVGDIMAAQLGDRTRAAKSYVAALDERPDDRKILTKLMQLYSEEKDWSKLIEVVLKLASKIDDKRQKAKYMHTAAIVSARQLGDIDKAIEYYDQVLELDPSLDKALTEAIEVREQKGDWEGVERLYRVDLERATDHNDTPKMLATMEKLGALYKDKLGAIADAIDAYEAAQTLDPENHEREEQLAKLYASDPAQYLDKAVSAQAILLRRNPYRPEPYKLLRKLYTESKRADAAFCLCQALTLMSFAEPDEERFFKRMRSDTAAAAQVPLGEEDWFANLTHPDADPLLTNVFAVIQPAVIMKNGQPLEALGYQMAYAIDLMRHPYPLSQTIVFSAGVLGLELPLCFQNPMDPGGMSFLHAHTPSIVLGAAALAAEVPPQMGAFIASRHLTYYRSGMYLRHLVPTGTGLRAWLFAAIKLISPNFPISKDIEGPVKENLAVIESTITGARRDELASAVTKLLQAGAIDLKKWVAGVDLTADRAGFIVANDLEIAHEIIKAADDASTAVPQKERLKELTLFAVSEDYFAIRQKLGINIDA; via the coding sequence ATGTCGATCGATATCGTCCGAGGTGAGCTCGAGCGCCTCTTCTCGCTCGATGAAATGACCGCGCTGTCGAGCGAGCTGCTCGGGCTCGATCCGGCCCAGGTGGGAGGCGCCGCCTCGAAGGCATCCTTCGCGCGCGCGCTCGCGGACCGTTGCTTCGAGAACGACGCAGAGGCCGCGCTGGTCGACGCGATCCTCGCAGCGAGGCCCGAGGCCGGCGCGTCGCTCCGCGAGCTCGCGAAGAAGGGCGCGATCGCCGAAGCCGAGCTCAAGAACGGCGAGGCGTTTGGCTCCTTCACGGTGACGCGCAAGATCGGCGAGGGCCCGCGCGCCTTCGTCTACGCGGCGACGCGCAAGGCCGAGGGCGAAGGCAAGCCCGAGGAGCGGATCCTCAAGGTCTTCCGCAAGGACGCCGCGTCGGGTCCACGCGCGCTCCATCGTTTCCTCACGGCCGTGCGGCTCGCCGCGAAGGTCGAGCACGAGAGCCTGCCCGCCTCGCTCGAGGCCGGCGTCGTCTCGGGTCGCGCGTACGTCGCGTACGCGCCCATCGACGGCCAGCCGCTCGCCGCGCGCGTCACGCGCACGGGCGCGCTGCACATCAACGAGGCGCGCGAGATCGTCCGGCAGGTCCTCTCGGCGCTCGCCGCGCTGCACGAGGCTCGCTTCGTGCACGGCAACGTCAAGCTCGACAACGTGCTCGTCGGCCGCGGCGAAGGCGGCAAGGTCCGCGCGTACCTCGTCGACGCCGGCTGCGATCGCATGATCCGCGCGGGCTGGCCCGAGGGCGTCCCTCAGATCACGCGGAACCTCTCTCCGGAGCAGATCCGCGGCGGGCTCGTCGACACGCAGAGCGACGTCTACGCCTTCGGCACCCTGCTCTTCGAGCTGCTCGCGGGCAAGCCGGCGTTCACCGGCGAGACGTCCGCCGACGTCGCTGCCGCGCACCTCGTCCGCGAAGCGCCCGCCGCGTCCACGGTCGCGCCGAAGGGCTGGGTCAACAAGGAGCTCGACGAGATCATCACGAAGCTGCTCCAGAAGGACCCGAGCGCTCGCCCCAAGGGCGCGCGCGGCGCGCTCGATCTCGTCGATCCCAAGGCCAAGGAGGCCGAAGAGGCGCCCAAGGGCAAGACGTTCACGGACGAGGAGATCAACGACCTCGCCGACCTCCTGCTCGCCGATCCGACGGATCACGACTCGGCCCTCGCGCTGGAGAGCGCGTCGCGTGACGGCGCCGATCCGCACAAGGTCGCCGAGGCCTTCGTGATCGCGGCCTCCGAGGTCGACGAGGGCGAGAGCGCGGGCGAGAAGATCAAGGCCGCGGAGACGAAGAAGCAGCTCCTCTTCCGCGCCGCCCGCACCTACGAGAACGTCGCGAAGGATCTGGAGAAGGCCGAGGGCGTGCTCCAGCAGATCGTCGAGCTCGACGAGGACGACGACGTCGCGTTCAGCGCGCTCGAGGACGTGCGCCGGCAGCTCGGCAAGCACGAGGAGGTCGTCGAGATGCTCCTCGAGCGCAGCGAGAAGGCGCAGGATCCGCCGGCTCGAGCGCGCGCGCTGAACGAGATCGGCCGCCTGTACGTGCGCGAGCTCGAGGACGTCGAGCAGGGCGTCTTCGCCTTCGCGCAGGCGCTCTCCATCCTCCCCGAGAACCAGGACTACTCGAAGGATCTCGAGCGCGCGGCCGGCAGCGACATGAAGATCTGGGCCGAGGCGCTGCAGATCCTCAGCACCGCGACGACCAGCGCCGAGATGTCGACCGAGTCGAAGATCGCGCTCTTCAACCTGCTCGGGCGCTGGTACTCCGAGAAGATCGCGCGCCCCGACATGGGCCTGCCTTGCTTCCAGGCCGTGCTCTCGGCCGAGCCCGGGCACGACGGCGCGCTCGACGGCATGGCGCAGCTCTACCGCCGCGCGCAGCAGTGGCAGGAGCTCTGCCAGATCCTCCAGACCCGCGCCGATCGCGCCGCCACGCCGGAGCGCTCGCGCGAGATCCGCGCCGAGGCCGCCGAGGTGCTGGAGACGCGGCTCAACGACGCCTCGCGCGCCCGCGACCTCTACGAGCACATCTTCCAGGAAGATCCGAGCAACGACAAAGCCGCCGACGCGCTCGGCCGCATCTACCACCGCCAGGAGGACTGGGCCGGCTACGCGAAGATCCTCGAGCGCCGCGCCGACGCGCTCCGCGGCGAGGCTCGCGTCGACGCCATCTGCAAGGTCGCCGAGCTCTACGAGGATCAGCTCAACGACCTCGGCGAGGCCACGCGCCGCTACGAGGCCGCGCTCGACGTCGACCCGCACAGCCTCACCGCGCTGCGCGGCCTCGACCGCATCTACAACCGCACGGGCCGCTACAAGGAGCTCGTCGGCAACCTGGAGAAGCAGATCTCGATCAGCGCGACGCCTCGCCAGAAGATCAACCTCTACGAGCGGCTCGCCGGCATCCACGACGAGCAGTTCCTCGATCACGGCAAGGCCGCCGAGGCGTACGAGGCGATCCTCCAGATCGATCCGGCGCACGAGGGCACGCTCACCGCGCTCATGCGGCATTACCGCGCGCTCGAGCGCTGGGAGGACGTCGTCTCGCTCTACGAGCGCCTCCTCCGCATCGTCACCGAGGACAAGCGCGTGATCGAGCTGCTCCTCGCGATGGGCCGCGTGCTCGTCGAGCAGGTCGGATCGCCCGAGCGCGCCTCCAAGGCCTACGAGAAGGTCATGGAGATCGATCCGCAACACGGCGGCGCGCTCGAGTCGCTCGCCAACGTCCGCGCCGCGTCCGGCGACGCGATGGCGGCGCTCTCCGCGATCGAGTCGCTCGCCGTGAAGGCCACGACGCCCGAGACGCGCGCCGACCTCTGGATCCGCGCCGCCAAGCTCCTCGACGACAAGGGCGATCGCGACGGCGCGATCGAGCGTTACAAGAAGGCCCTCGACGCCCAGCCGGGCAACGTCGCGGCCTCCACCGCGCTGCGCGCCGCCTACCTCGCGCGCGGCGACGCCACGAGCGCCGTCGAGCTCCTCGGCCGCGAGATCGACGCCGCCGAGGGCAACCTCGCCAAGGCGCGCCTCTACGGCGAGATGGCCTTCCTCCTCCACGAGAAGCTGAAGGACACCGAGCGCGCCCAGGCCGCCGCGACGAAGGCGATCGACCTCGACCCGACGAACATGAAGGCGCTCTACGTCTCGGGCGAGATCGCCTTCAACGCGACCCGCTTCGTCGAGGCCGCGAAGCACTTCGAGTCGCTGGCGAACCGCTCCGACGCGATGCCGAAGGACCTCGCGCTCGACGTGGTCAGCCACTACATCGACGCGCTCAGCAAGAGCGGATCGACCGAGAAGGCCGTCTCCGTCCTGCCGACCCTGCTCGCGCTCGCGCCCGACGTCCCGGAGGCGATCCGCCGCGCGGCGAAGGTCCGCTACGACGCCAAGCAGTACAAGGAGAGCGCCGCGCTCTACGTCGATCTCACGAACCGGTTCGGCGACAAGCTCGAGCCCTCGGATCGCGCCGAGGCGATGCTCTACCTCGGCCAGGCGCGGCTCTCGCTCGGCGAGGTCGAGGAGGCGGTCCTGCCGCTGCTCGACGCGGCCGACCTCATGCCCGAGGCCCCCGAGCCCATCGCGGCGCTCGTGCGCCTCTACGAGGCGAAGAAGGACTGGGAGGAGGTCATCCGCCTCAAGATGCGCCGCATCGACGTCGTCAGCGGCGAAGAGCGCGTCGCGCTGCTGCTCGACGTCGGCGACATCATGGCGGCGCAGCTCGGCGATCGCACGCGCGCGGCGAAGAGCTACGTGGCCGCGCTCGACGAGAGGCCGGACGATCGGAAGATCCTGACCAAGCTGATGCAGCTCTACAGCGAGGAGAAGGACTGGTCGAAGCTCATCGAGGTCGTCCTCAAGCTCGCGAGCAAGATCGACGACAAGCGGCAAAAGGCGAAGTACATGCACACCGCCGCGATCGTGAGCGCCCGTCAGCTCGGCGACATCGACAAGGCGATCGAGTACTACGACCAGGTCCTCGAGCTCGATCCTTCGCTCGACAAGGCGCTCACCGAGGCGATCGAGGTCCGCGAGCAGAAGGGCGATTGGGAGGGCGTGGAGCGCCTCTACCGCGTCGATCTCGAGCGAGCGACCGATCACAACGACACGCCGAAGATGCTCGCCACGATGGAGAAGCTCGGCGCGCTCTACAAGGACAAGCTCGGCGCGATCGCCGACGCGATCGACGCCTACGAGGCCGCGCAGACGCTCGATCCCGAGAACCACGAGCGCGAGGAGCAGCTCGCCAAGCTCTACGCGAGCGACCCGGCGCAGTACCTCGACAAGGCCGTGTCCGCGCAGGCGATCCTGCTCCGCAGAAACCCGTACCGCCCCGAGCCCTACAAGCTCCTGCGCAAGCTCTACACCGAGTCGAAGCGAGCGGACGCGGCCTTCTGCCTCTGCCAGGCGCTCACGCTGATGAGCTTCGCCGAGCCCGACGAGGAGCGCTTCTTCAAGCGCATGCGCTCGGACACGGCCGCCGCGGCGCAGGTCCCGCTCGGCGAGGAGGACTGGTTCGCGAACCTCACGCACCCGGACGCCGACCCGCTGCTGACGAACGTCTTCGCCGTCATCCAGCCGGCCGTGATCATGAAGAACGGCCAGCCGCTCGAGGCGCTCGGTTATCAGATGGCGTACGCGATCGACCTCATGCGGCACCCGTATCCGCTCTCGCAGACGATCGTGTTCTCGGCGGGCGTGCTGGGCCTCGAGTTGCCGCTCTGCTTCCAGAATCCCATGGATCCTGGAGGGATGAGCTTCCTGCACGCGCACACGCCCTCGATCGTGCTCGGCGCCGCCGCGCTCGCCGCGGAGGTGCCCCCGCAGATGGGCGCGTTCATCGCGAGCCGCCACCTCACGTACTACCGGTCCGGCATGTACCTTCGGCACCTCGTCCCCACGGGCACGGGGCTCCGCGCGTGGCTCTTCGCGGCGATCAAGCTCATCTCGCCGAACTTCCCGATCTCCAAGGACATCGAAGGTCCGGTGAAGGAGAACCTCGCGGTGATCGAGTCGACGATCACGGGCGCGCGCCGCGACGAGCTCGCGAGCGCAGTGACGAAGCTGCTTCAGGCCGGCGCCATCGACCTGAAGAAGTGGGTCGCGGGTGTCGACCTCACGGCCGATCGTGCGGGCTTCATCGTGGCGAACGACCTCGAGATCGCGCACGAGATCATCAAGGCTGCCGACGACGCCTCGACCGCCGTGCCGCAGAAGGAGCGCCTCAAGGAGCTCACGCTCTTCGCGGTCAGCGAGGACTACTTCGCCATCCGCCAGAAGCTCGGCATCAACATCGACGCCTGA
- a CDS encoding protein kinase domain-containing protein, with protein MIHLRAVEIGRVLAERYALVRPLAEGAMATVWVAEDRDTGGEVAIKSISLDAAGWRAEVRDRFMKEARLLALARHEHLVGVRDVGETEDGFLYLVLDLLDGETLADRITRDPPLDWKEAGAISLAITRGVAALHHAGIVHRDLKPANIVLHQTKEGTVPKIIDLGISKVRAAAADPELCATLTATGQVLGTPQYMSYEQALGDPDVDARSDVWALGVILYEMLARRRPFEAPNANAVLAAIRRKDAPALAEVASDVPAALAKLVDRCLLTEREGRFKDAAEMAEALEIALCSAAADPTPAEPPPEAKKPASTSSPRLSPPPITTPKPRRSRAVAALFLAAGAAVLGATIAVVVTKDRAPTPLAPTKPTSSAAAATTQPEAPRAKPTPIPTQAGATPTSAPAIRPVVQATSTTATSASPPATRPALTTTRGGTKPLTQVNEAGF; from the coding sequence GTGATACACCTTCGTGCAGTGGAGATCGGCCGCGTCCTCGCCGAGCGTTACGCGCTGGTCCGCCCCCTCGCGGAGGGAGCGATGGCGACCGTTTGGGTCGCAGAGGATCGCGACACCGGCGGCGAGGTCGCGATCAAGTCGATCTCGCTCGACGCAGCCGGATGGCGCGCCGAGGTGCGTGACCGCTTCATGAAGGAGGCGCGCCTGCTCGCGCTCGCCCGGCACGAGCACCTCGTCGGCGTGCGCGACGTGGGCGAGACCGAGGACGGCTTCCTCTACCTCGTCCTCGACCTGCTCGACGGCGAGACGCTCGCCGATCGCATCACCCGCGATCCGCCCCTCGACTGGAAGGAAGCCGGCGCGATCTCGCTGGCGATCACGCGAGGCGTCGCCGCCCTGCACCACGCTGGGATCGTCCATCGCGACCTCAAGCCCGCAAACATCGTCCTGCATCAAACGAAGGAAGGGACGGTGCCGAAGATCATCGATCTCGGCATCAGCAAGGTGCGCGCAGCGGCGGCGGATCCCGAGCTCTGCGCGACCCTCACGGCGACGGGGCAGGTGCTCGGCACGCCGCAGTACATGAGCTACGAGCAGGCCCTCGGAGATCCAGACGTCGACGCGCGCAGCGACGTCTGGGCGCTCGGCGTGATCCTCTACGAGATGCTCGCGCGCAGGCGCCCGTTCGAAGCGCCCAACGCGAACGCGGTGCTCGCCGCGATCCGCCGCAAGGACGCGCCCGCGCTCGCCGAGGTCGCGAGCGACGTGCCCGCCGCGCTCGCGAAGCTCGTCGATCGATGCCTGCTCACCGAGCGCGAAGGGCGCTTCAAGGACGCCGCCGAGATGGCCGAAGCCCTGGAGATCGCGCTCTGCTCGGCCGCCGCGGACCCGACGCCCGCAGAGCCGCCGCCCGAGGCGAAGAAACCCGCGAGCACATCCTCCCCGAGGCTCTCGCCACCGCCCATCACGACGCCGAAGCCACGCCGCTCCCGCGCCGTCGCCGCCCTCTTCCTCGCCGCCGGCGCGGCCGTCCTGGGCGCGACGATCGCCGTCGTCGTCACGAAGGATCGAGCCCCGACGCCGCTCGCCCCCACGAAGCCAACGAGCAGCGCCGCCGCGGCGACCACGCAGCCCGAAGCCCCTCGAGCGAAGCCCACGCCGATCCCGACACAAGCGGGAGCGACCCCGACGTCCGCGCCCGCAATACGCCCCGTGGTGCAAGCAACCAGCACGACCGCCACTTCAGCCTCGCCCCCGGCCACGCGCCCCGCGCTCACCACGACGCGAGGCGGCACGAAACCCCTCACGCAGGTGAACGAGGCGGGTTTCTAG
- a CDS encoding septum formation initiator family protein, protein MRRLTLAIERVLPVGILVVAVIGVPVMILSPEGLPRLRGLERELEQVEEESAELRREIDALRGRVERLRDDPTAVERIARDNLGLVRQTEVVFQFPASR, encoded by the coding sequence GTGCGTCGACTCACCTTGGCGATCGAGCGGGTGCTGCCGGTCGGGATCCTCGTCGTGGCCGTCATCGGGGTGCCTGTGATGATCCTCTCCCCCGAGGGCTTGCCGCGGCTGCGGGGCCTCGAGCGGGAGCTCGAGCAGGTGGAAGAGGAGAGCGCCGAGCTCAGGCGCGAGATCGACGCGCTGCGCGGGCGGGTCGAGCGGCTGCGGGACGATCCGACGGCGGTCGAGCGCATCGCGCGGGACAACCTCGGGCTCGTGCGACAGACCGAGGTCGTCTTCCAGTTTCCAGCGTCGCGTTGA